From Lolium perenne isolate Kyuss_39 chromosome 5, Kyuss_2.0, whole genome shotgun sequence, a single genomic window includes:
- the LOC127299866 gene encoding laccase-3, with the protein MGRAMQATMATRGFTRLFCCCLSALALLSFIMPSTLAEERFYEFVVQETVVKRLCQTNKIITVNGQFPGPTIEVNSGDTLVIRAVNMAQYNVTLHWHGLRQLRNGWADGPEFVTQCPIRPGSSYTYRYTTEGQEGTLWWHAHSSWLRATVHGALIIHPKKGLPYPFPKPAKEFPVLLAEWWRRDPISVIRQSMITGAPPNISDTILINGQPGDFLPCSSQETSIIPVVAGETNLLRIINAAMNSELFVSLAGHKMTVVAADAQYTKPFDTNVVLVGPGQTTDVLVTANAAPGRYYLAARVYASAQGVPFDNTTATAIFQYKNAPGTPGRPRPSAHLGRTGSAPMLPYMPANNDTNAATMFSNSIRSPGPVKVPGPVTQEVFTTIGFGLFNCRPGPFCQGPNNTRFGASMNNVSFQLPNTVSLLQAHYHHIPGVFTEDFPAFPPVIFNFTSQNVPRALWQPVKGTRLYRVKFGAVVQIVFQDTGIFATEEHPMHIHGYHFYVLATGFGNYNPRRDEAKFNMVDPPSRNTIGVPVGGWAVVRFVADNPGVWLVHCHIDAHLTGGLAMALVVEDGKAELESTVPPPLDLPICGL; encoded by the exons ATGGGAAGAGCAATGCAGGCGACCATGGCGACGAGAGGTTTCACGAGGCTCTTCTGCTGCTGCCTCTCCGCTCTCGCTCTCCTCTCGTTCATCATGCCCAGCACCCTCGCCGAGGAGCGCTTCTACGAGTTCGTG GTCCAGGAGACGGTGGTGAAGCGGCTGTGCCAGACGAACAAGATCATCACGGTGAACGGGCAGTTCCCGGGGCCGACCATCGAGGTGAACAGCGGCGACACGCTGGTGATCAGGGCGGTGAACATGGCGCAGTACAACGTGACCCTCCACTGGCACGGCCTCCGGCAGCTGCGCAACGGGTGGGCGGACGGGCCGGAGTTCGTGACGCAGTGCCCCATCCGGCCGGGCTCCAGCTACACGTACCGGTACACCACCGAGGGGCAGGAGGGCACACTGTGGTGGCACGCGCACAGCTCCTGGCTCCGTGCCACCGTCCACGGCGCGCTCATCATCCACCCCAAGAAGGGGCTGCCATACCCGTTCCCCAAGCCAGCCAAGGAGTTCCCCGTCCTGCTCG cggagtggtggaggagggacCCCATTTCGGTGATCAGGCAGTCCATGATCACCGGCGCGCCGCCCAACATCTCCGACACCATCCTCATCAACGGCCAGCCCGGAGATTTCCTCCCGTGCTCCAGCCAAG AGACAAGCATCATTCCAGTGGTCGCCGGCGAGACAAACCTGCTGCGCATCATCAACGCGGCCATGAACTCTGAGCTCTTCGTCTCTCTCGCCGGCCACAAGATGACCGTGGTCGCCGCCGACGCCCAGTACACCAAGCCCTTCGATACCAACGTCGTGCTCGTCGGCCCCGGCCAAACCACGGACGTCCTCGTCACCGCCAACGCCGCCCCTGGCCGCTACTACCTCGCCGCCCGCGTCTATGCCTCCGCACAGGGCGTCCCCTTTGACAACACCACAGCCACCGCCATCTTCCAGTACAAGAACGCACCTGGCACACCGGGCCGTCCCCGTCCCTCAGCCCATCTGGGGCGCACAGGGTCGGCACCGATGCTCCCGTACATGCCGGCGAACAACGACACGAACGCGGCGACCATGTTCTCGAACAGCATCCGAAGCCCGGGGCCGGTGAAGGTGCCCGGACCGGTAACGCAGGAGGTGTTCACCACGATCGGGTTCGGCTTGTTCAACTGCCGGCCAGGCCCGTTCTGCCAGGGCCCCAACAACACTCGGTTCGGCGCGAGCATGAACAACGTGTCGTTCCAGCTCCCCAACACCGTGTCGCTGCTGCAGGCGCACTACCACCACATCCCCGGCGTCTTCACCGAGGACTTCCCGGCGTTCCCGCCGGTGATCTTCAACTTCACCTCGCAGAACGTCCCGCGCGCGCTGTGGCAGCCCGTGAAGGGCACCCGCCTGTACCGCGTCAAGTTCGGCGCTGTGGTGCAGATCGTGTTCCAGGACACGGGCATCTTCGCCACCGAGGAGCACCCGATGCACATCCACGGATACCACTTCTACGTGCTTGCCACGGGCTTCGGCAACTACAACCCGAGGCGGGACGAGGCCAAGTTCAACATGGTCGATCCGCCCAGCAGGAACACCATCGGCGTGCCCGTCGGCGGCTGGGCCGTGGTACGCTTCGTGGCGGACAACCCGGGCGTGTGGCTGGTGCACTGCCACATCGACGCCCATCTCACCGGTGGACTCGCCATGGCGCTGGTGGTGGAAGATGGCAAGGCCGAGCTCGAGTCCACGGTGCCGCCGCCGCTCGACCTGCCCATCTGCGGCCTGTAG